A portion of the Nitratidesulfovibrio termitidis HI1 genome contains these proteins:
- a CDS encoding tetrathionate reductase family octaheme c-type cytochrome, translating into MSLPHVSAHRAHGGSPPIRPALPILLFLLLCLLPGLVLTLAPAAPASATQLATEVPAGATGAVKKPEAHVITADHSRHPALQQPFATPQEVTRACLSCHNAAAQQVHKTIHWTWLDPADPERKMGKGGITFNNFCIAIPSNEPRCTSCHAGFGWKNAQFDFSSQENVDCMVCHDHTGTYKKFPTMAGLPVSEPTEFEGKTFTPPDYNAIAASVGRPTRDNCGTCHFYGGGGDAVKHGDLDSTMFKPGRELDVHMDVKGANFTCQRCHTTEAHVIAGRTYKQPAFTERTSVLDDDRVHRIACESCHTATPHKAGHKANDHTDKLACQTCHIPAFAREMATKMWWDWSTAGKKKDGKPFAEKGPFGKPSYDSKKGDFRWEKDVTPEYHWSNGRMEFLLLTDKIADTSKPVEINRIDGDPADPKARIMPFKAHRGRQPFDAGNRTFVAPHLFGKDDAAYWKTYDWMKAVEAGQKSLNLPFSGKLEFVETVYYYPITHQVAPKEKSVACGECHKPAGSRLAAVSGVWMPGRDRNAGVDAVGWIAVAGSVLAVGVHGFLRLAARGRNNRKED; encoded by the coding sequence ATGTCGTTGCCACACGTTTCCGCCCACCGGGCGCACGGCGGTTCGCCGCCAATCCGGCCAGCCCTGCCGATCCTGCTGTTCCTGCTGCTGTGCCTGCTGCCGGGCCTTGTCCTGACGCTTGCGCCAGCCGCACCGGCCAGTGCTACCCAACTGGCAACCGAGGTGCCCGCCGGGGCCACCGGCGCGGTGAAGAAGCCGGAAGCCCACGTCATCACTGCCGACCATTCCCGCCACCCGGCCCTGCAACAGCCCTTTGCCACGCCGCAGGAAGTGACCAGGGCCTGCCTGTCCTGCCACAACGCCGCCGCGCAGCAGGTGCACAAGACCATCCACTGGACCTGGCTGGACCCCGCCGACCCGGAACGCAAGATGGGCAAGGGCGGCATTACCTTCAACAACTTCTGCATCGCCATTCCGTCCAACGAACCGCGCTGCACCTCGTGCCACGCGGGTTTCGGCTGGAAGAACGCGCAGTTCGACTTCTCGTCGCAGGAAAACGTGGACTGCATGGTCTGTCACGACCATACCGGCACCTACAAGAAGTTCCCCACCATGGCCGGGCTGCCCGTCAGCGAACCCACCGAGTTCGAGGGCAAGACGTTCACCCCGCCCGACTACAACGCCATCGCCGCCTCCGTGGGCCGCCCCACCCGCGACAACTGCGGCACCTGCCACTTCTACGGCGGCGGGGGCGACGCCGTGAAGCACGGCGACCTTGATTCCACCATGTTCAAGCCCGGCCGCGAACTGGACGTGCACATGGACGTGAAGGGCGCCAACTTCACCTGCCAGCGCTGCCACACCACGGAAGCCCACGTCATCGCCGGGCGCACCTACAAGCAGCCCGCCTTTACCGAACGCACCAGCGTGCTGGACGACGACCGGGTGCACCGCATCGCCTGTGAATCGTGCCACACCGCCACCCCGCACAAGGCCGGGCACAAGGCCAACGACCACACCGACAAGCTGGCCTGCCAGACCTGCCACATTCCCGCCTTTGCGCGCGAAATGGCCACCAAGATGTGGTGGGACTGGTCCACGGCGGGCAAGAAGAAGGACGGCAAGCCCTTTGCGGAAAAGGGCCCCTTTGGCAAGCCCAGCTACGACAGCAAGAAGGGCGACTTCCGCTGGGAAAAGGACGTCACCCCCGAATACCACTGGTCCAACGGACGCATGGAGTTCCTGCTGCTGACCGACAAGATCGCCGACACCTCGAAGCCGGTGGAGATCAACCGCATCGACGGCGACCCGGCAGACCCCAAGGCGCGCATCATGCCCTTCAAGGCGCACCGGGGCCGCCAGCCCTTCGACGCGGGCAACCGCACCTTCGTGGCCCCGCACCTGTTCGGCAAGGACGACGCCGCCTACTGGAAGACCTATGACTGGATGAAGGCCGTGGAGGCCGGGCAGAAGTCGCTGAACCTGCCCTTCAGCGGCAAGCTGGAATTCGTGGAAACCGTCTACTACTACCCCATCACCCACCAGGTGGCCCCCAAGGAAAAGTCCGTGGCCTGCGGCGAATGCCACAAGCCCGCGGGCAGCCGCCTTGCCGCCGTCAGCGGGGTGTGGATGCCGGGGCGCGACCGCAACGCGGGCGTGGACGCCGTTGGGTGGATCGCCGTTGCCGGGTCCGTGCTGGCCGTGGGCGTGCACGGGTTCCTGCGCCTGGCCGCGCGTGGCCGCAACAACCGCAAGGAGGACTAG
- a CDS encoding cytochrome b/b6 domain-containing protein: MHATERLYLYSRFERFWHWAQTVLILVLLVTGFEIHGTFTLLGFDHAFAVHNFCAWSWLVLYAFIVFWMAVTDEWKHYVPTFLKLMDVVRYYLSGIFRGEPHPVPKSERAKHNPLQRLTYLGIVSFLVPFQMITGFLYYTYNQWPQLGFAGSLTLKAVAVLHTLGAFAFLAFVIVHVYMTTTGHTLTAHIAAMFTGYEDVPRNGVKPEA, translated from the coding sequence ATGCACGCCACCGAACGACTCTACCTGTACAGCCGGTTCGAGCGGTTCTGGCACTGGGCGCAGACCGTGCTCATCCTGGTGCTGCTGGTCACCGGCTTTGAAATCCACGGCACCTTCACCCTGCTGGGCTTTGACCACGCCTTCGCCGTGCACAACTTCTGCGCGTGGTCGTGGCTGGTGCTGTACGCCTTCATCGTGTTCTGGATGGCCGTCACCGACGAATGGAAGCACTACGTGCCCACCTTCCTGAAGCTGATGGACGTGGTGCGCTACTACCTTTCCGGCATCTTCAGGGGTGAACCCCACCCCGTGCCCAAGAGCGAACGCGCCAAGCACAACCCCCTGCAACGGCTGACCTACCTTGGCATCGTCTCGTTTCTCGTGCCGTTCCAGATGATCACCGGGTTTCTCTACTACACCTACAACCAGTGGCCCCAACTCGGCTTTGCGGGCAGCCTGACCCTGAAGGCCGTGGCCGTGCTGCACACCCTGGGCGCCTTCGCCTTCCTGGCCTTCGTCATCGTGCACGTCTACATGACCACCACCGGCCACACCCTTACCGCGCACATCGCCGCCATGTTCACCGGGTACGAGGATGTGCCCCGCAACGGCGTGAAGCCGGAAGCGTAG
- a CDS encoding histidine phosphatase family protein, which translates to MNKLYVVMVGLPARGKSTMARRIREGLEAEDFRVEVFNNGEIRRSMLGMDSARPEFYDPDNAEGRARREEIARLNIAAARDYLAGDGHVAILDATNASRARRATIESMLTDHPLLFVECVNNDPVALGAAIRRKTQMPEFARDTTQAAMDSFTKRIHYYERMYAPCADEPCWVRVDTLENRVVGEQIGGRVPYYHRIRDILVSAWVRNLYLVRHGETYYNVEGRIGGDADLTLRGQAQAKELAAHFADIEVPYIFTSTRKRSAQTAAPMRAARPEATVMALPEFDEIDAGECEGLRYDDIRRKFPDAFAARQRDKFHYIYPGGEGYVTLRERVERGVRRALFLAGGAPGVMIIGHQAINRMILSHFLYRRTEDVPYIFIPQTQFYHIVATQRKKLFELVRFM; encoded by the coding sequence ATGAACAAACTCTACGTCGTCATGGTCGGCCTGCCCGCGCGGGGCAAATCCACCATGGCCCGTCGCATCCGCGAGGGCCTGGAGGCAGAGGACTTCCGCGTCGAGGTGTTCAACAACGGCGAAATCCGCCGCTCCATGCTGGGCATGGATTCCGCCCGGCCGGAATTCTACGACCCGGACAACGCGGAAGGACGCGCCCGGCGCGAGGAAATCGCCCGGCTGAACATTGCCGCCGCGCGCGACTACCTGGCGGGCGACGGGCACGTGGCCATTCTGGACGCCACCAACGCCAGCCGCGCCCGGCGGGCTACCATAGAGTCCATGCTTACGGACCATCCGCTGCTGTTCGTGGAATGCGTCAACAACGACCCGGTGGCGCTGGGCGCGGCCATCCGGCGCAAGACGCAGATGCCGGAATTCGCCCGCGATACCACGCAGGCGGCCATGGACAGCTTTACCAAGCGCATCCACTACTACGAGCGCATGTATGCGCCGTGCGCCGACGAACCGTGCTGGGTGCGGGTGGACACGCTGGAAAACCGCGTGGTGGGCGAGCAGATTGGCGGGCGGGTGCCGTACTACCATCGCATCCGGGACATTCTGGTGTCCGCGTGGGTGCGCAACCTGTATCTGGTCCGGCACGGCGAGACCTACTACAACGTGGAAGGGCGCATCGGCGGCGATGCGGACCTGACCCTGCGCGGGCAGGCCCAGGCCAAGGAACTGGCCGCGCACTTCGCGGATATCGAGGTGCCGTACATCTTCACATCCACCCGCAAACGCTCGGCGCAGACGGCGGCTCCCATGCGCGCGGCGCGGCCGGAGGCCACGGTGATGGCCTTGCCGGAGTTTGACGAGATCGACGCGGGCGAGTGCGAAGGCCTGCGGTACGACGACATCCGCCGCAAGTTTCCGGATGCCTTCGCGGCCCGCCAGCGCGACAAGTTCCACTACATCTATCCGGGCGGCGAGGGGTACGTGACCCTGCGCGAGCGGGTGGAGCGCGGGGTGCGCCGGGCGCTGTTTCTGGCCGGGGGCGCGCCGGGGGTGATGATTATCGGGCATCAGGCCATCAACCGGATGATCCTGTCGCACTTTCTGTACCGGCGGACGGAGGATGTGCCGTACATCTTCATTCCGCAGACGCAGTTCTACCACATCGTGGCCACGCAGCGGAAAAAGTTGTTCGAGCTGGTGCGCTTCATGTGA